A region from the Lolium perenne isolate Kyuss_39 chromosome 4, Kyuss_2.0, whole genome shotgun sequence genome encodes:
- the LOC127294302 gene encoding uncharacterized protein, which translates to MSSSGARRGVGAGGGHFPVGRRRHVPVVDTGCSCRPRRPRVQLSLPSFLKPSLFASRPSAAAGPARSNSSSSLFPSSSSTASFSTSYASSNCSNYYSSYHGFGAAPKKQEHLPAPKLQVPTATPASPVNKMQPASAKRKQKKRHSYVEKRAATAAEAEPEPEDVGLAVEKDSSDPRADFRESMVQMVVETGLCSWDDLRCMLRRLLALNSPRHHAAILTAFAELCAQLASPPPPAAAASSYHYNL; encoded by the coding sequence ATGTCGTCCAGCGGCGCGCGCAGGGGTGTTGGCGCCGGCGGAGGGCACTTCCCGGTGGGCCGGCGCCGCCACGTGCCGGTGGTCGACACCGGGTGCAGCTGCCGCCCGCGCCGGCCGAGGGTGCAGCTCAGCCTGCCGTCTTTCCTCAAGCCTTCCTTATTCGCGAGCAGGCCTTCCGCGGCGGCGGGGCCGGCGAGGAGCAACAGCTCGTCAAGCCTCttcccgtcctcctcctccaccgcctccttctCCACCAGCTACGCCTCCTCCAACTGCTCCAACTACTACTCCTCCTACCACGGCTTCGGCGCCGCTCCCAAGAAGCAAGAACACCTTCCCGCGCCCAAGCTGCAGGTCCCAACGGCGACGCCGGCTTCCCCGGTCAACAAGATGCAGCCGGCGAGCGCGAAGAGGAAGCAGAAGAAGAGGCACAGTTACGTGGAGAAGAGAGCGGCTACGGCAGCGGaagcggagccggagccggaggacGTGGGGCTGGCGGTGGAGAAGGACTCGTCGGACCCGCGCGCGGACTTCAGGGAGAGCATGGTGCAGATGGTGGTCGAGACGGGGCTCTGCAGCTGGGACGACCTCCGCTGCATGCTCCGCCGCCTGCTCGCCCTCAACTCCCCGCGCCACCACGCCGCCATCCTCACCGCCTTCGCCGAGCTCTGCGCCCAGCTCGCCTCGCCGCCCCCGCCCGCCGCGGCGGCATCTTCCTACCACTACAACCTCTAG